The window GGTCTGCATGTCGCGGACCATCTTGAACTGGACGTCGGACTGCAGGAGCGCGCGGGAGATCTCGTTGAGGCACTCCCCGAGCACCTTCTCGTCGATGACCGTGGCGTTGCTCATCTGCGCGAGCGCGCGGGAGATGCTCCCGCCCAGCTGCGCGAGCACCATCTTGGCTGGGCCCCCCGGGGGGTCGGACCTCGTCGgcggggtggggtgggggttccGGCGGCGATCTGGGAGGGCGAGGGGAGGGGAGGGTATGGGATGGGGAGAACCGGCCGGGGGCGATGGGGGAGATTTTTGGTTGGGGGGTGGGGATTGGGGAACGCGGCGTGGCGGGTCGGGTTGGGTCGGTGGCGGCTTGGCTGGCCTGGCTCGTGTGATCTCGTGTCGTACGGGGGAAGGTTCGTGCGGTGTGTGGCGTGTGAGTCGAGTCGACGAGAGTTCTCTCCGTGAAAGCTGAAAGGCGATTATaggcgccggcgcaccggccTAATCGTTCGGAGGTCCACTTTCAGCCGTCTGATTAAATCGTCTGCAGTTGTTTGCCGCACGAGCACGTATGAAAAAAGACCACCTGCCTCTCATCGCTTCCTTTGTCTCGCCGGGTCACATGCTCTCTGGTTGCCGCACCTCATCGGCCgtcctcgccgccctcgccggatgTCCTCGTCGTCGGTCGCCGCACTCACCGCCGAGTGCCGCATCTCGCCGCTGGTCGCCGCCTGCACTTGTCTCTGACTCCACGCATGCAACGACTGTGGCCTGCAATTGCAGCCTCGATAGTGACGGTTGCAGCTCCGGTGGCGACGGGCCCGTCGCTCGCCGTCGACGCTCGCCGTCGGCACGCTCGCCATCGTCAAAATCGCAAACAAAAAAAGTGAATTGGTTCCAGCAAAATTGAAGAACAGTTGTAGCACAAAAATacactggttccagcaaaaaaaaaCAAGACGATGGTAACAAAAATAATGAATGTTTGTTCCAGCAAAAATCAAAGCAGTCATAACAAAAAGAAATTATGCTTGCAACAAAAAAAGAAAATGGTTCCAGCAAAAGTACTTGTCGTTCCAGCAAAACTATGAATCATCTTCGTTGGGGTCGTAGCAAAAAAATCGCTGTTTCCAGCCAAAAAACTGCTGGTTCCAGCAATGATGGATCGCTGCCGTGGCCGTCGCAAGACGGTTATCGCCGGTTCCAGAGCATTTGTTTTGCTGGTTGCAACTCCACCTGCCTACGGTTGTAGCTCAATGATGGATCGCCGCCGTGGCCGTCGCAAGACGGTTATCGCCGGTTCCAGAGCATTTGTTTTGCTGGTTGCAACTCCACCTGCCTACGGTTGTAGCTCAATGATGGATCGCCGCCGTGGCCGTCGCAACACGGCTATCGCCAGTTCTAGCATTTGTTTTGCTGGTTGCAACTCCACCGGCCTAAGGTTGTAGCTCCGCCGCGCCGGGGTAGCAGCATCTCTGCCGCGAATCACATCGGTGGTTGGTGGTGGTCGCCCCGCTTGTAGCCCCGTCCTCCGCTGCTTGCAGCACCCCCCGCTCGCGGTCCCCTACCCAAAAAAGAGGGCATCGGCAGGAGGTGCGGGCGCAGCAGTCGAGAACGACGGCGTGCGCACCATGGCGACGAGCTCACCTAAGCGACCCATAGTGACGAGTGAATCCTGGCTGCGCAACTCCCCCTTTGCAGCAGCCCTGAAGGGTGTGGTGCGGGCGCTCTCAATAGCCCTCTATAGCTCAGGGGGTAGGGGAGGGAGGAGTAGAGAGAGGAAGGAGATGAGCAAGATTGGGGCTGCCGCTCCCATGACTGGTGATGGAAAAAGAAATGGAGGAAGAGAGATGCGGGAGGAGGAGATAAGGATGGGAGGCTGGGCGGTGCTAGGACCCACAAAACGAGTGGCCAAAGACGTTTCTATCGTACAATGCACGAGCGACCGGCCCAAGCGTTGCGCCGGCGCGCCGCACAGAAACGTTTCCCAAGCTGAAAACCGACTCGTATTCCACGGATCTCATCGCGACGGCTTTCATTAATCAAATTTGATTGGATTTTAATCAAATTCAATCTGTGCCTCTGTTTGGTGTCTTTTTTTTAACACATCTGTTTGGTGTTTTTGGTATCATATAAGGCTTGGGCAGGGCCGGTCTATACGGACGAAATAGGCTTTCGCCTCGCAATATTAATATATCAACCACACGATATAATTGATGAAGCCTCAGCACAAGCACGCCCCAAAAAAAAACGAGGaacaacagaagaaaaaaaatgccAACAACGAAAACGAAGATGGCTCGCGAACCGCTGCGGCCGCCGGAGAATTCCACCACGCTCCCAGCACTCTGAAACGCCGCATACCAAGCAACACCTCAAGGAACGCGATGACAACAACGCTGCAGGCAGGGGCGGACCCACGTATGGCCTACCGGTGTCACAGGACACCGGGTAAATTTTCTGGTTACGTTAGATGCATATATATAGGTTAGGTACTAGCGTGACACCGGAAAAATTGATCCAGGGACACTTGCTAAGCCGACGACGGCGCGCGGGAGCGGCCCAATCAACTACGTGGTTACACACGCACGCGGAGGCACAGGATCGGATTGATTGTTGATCAATCAGATTTGTTTGTAAGTGATCCTAAAAGAAAAGATTTGTTTGTAAGTGTACGTGCACGTTCAGTGTGCTGGCTTCTCGGCTCCTCCTGCACCGATTCGTCGCAGCGTCGCCCGGTCgcccgctcggcgatttaccagcgaAGCTTCGTGGCATATCAGACGTCGCCAGTCCACTCACCATTTCCTCTAATCTTTGTTTCCTAAATACATAAACTATATGCCTAGTATTTTGAATTTCAAGTTAGTTACAATTGAGAATTGGATTACCGTGTTTCTAAATTTTTTGGCAGGTTTTCTTGAGGCAAAACCACACTCTACTTTATTAATTTGTAACAATATTCGTGGGTATACGATAAATTTTTTGGCAGATTTTCACATCTATTTGAGATGAATTGCTTTAATGTGTTTTTCCAAAATAAAATACAGTGACCCATATATGTTTGATAATTGGATTAATGTGATTTTTAAAATTTCGCAAcgatttaccaaatttgtggttACAATTTTGGTTCGATCAAGTCTATTTTTACTGTCGATTTTTTTCATTGTGTCTAGTATGTAATTACCTCCATTTCTATATAGAAGACCACAAATTCATGTACAGATATCAAGGTAAAATTTAATGCCTTGCAAGCTAGTTTTTCTTTTCGTTTACGAAGAAGAAAAATGAAACTGATCGAACGTTGAGTGTGGAAGTAGCTGAGTGCCATTATAAATGCATGGATGCAATTATTAAACAGGTTGCTAGTACGAGAAAATATCATTATTTTTTATCTTGATTACTGTTGGTGGCCTtatatagatgcaaaatgtatatTCCATAGCGGTCATGTATAGAAAACTGAGGCCACATAATTATTCATAGTATTACTTGTGGACCACATGCACGCGCATGTGATGTACACGTGGACACCGGGACATTTTTGTCCTGGGTCCGCCCCTGGCTGCAGGGCCGTCTCCAGAAATTCGGGGGCCCGGGACGAATGCAAAATGGGTTCCTAAATTTTGATATACACTCTTATAACTGAAGTTCTAAGTTTATCATATATCAAGATAAGAAAAGAAAAAGGTTGCACCTTGAAGCTTGAATTAGCAATTATCTTCCGAAATAGTTGCATCAATCCATCTGAAGTCTAAACCTTTTGGCTGCAAAGTGTAAAGAAATGTATCACTTATCGATATATAGGAAGTACATTGGCTAATGCTCAAGTTTACTAACTATCCATGTGATCATTTTGTGCACCAAAATTCAAAAACGAAGAGCATACATATAATAATGGAGCAGGAGCGTCACGTGTCTCTTGATTTTTCGGGCCAGGAGATGCAGATTGCTTTGGGTCTTCGAGCTGTACAAAATTTCAGAAATCATTATCTGGACTCTGAAGATAACCGGCTTACAGCAAATAGGTCTGGAGCACTCACGTGGGGTCATCACTTGGGGAACTAGTCAACTAGCATGCAACATCCATATGGCGAGGAGCCGAGGAGACAAGAGGAAGACTGCGGGAGGGCCGGAGGGCGACGACGGCGAGGACGACCAACATGAGGCGAGCGATTGGATCGGGGGATCATAGGACGGAAGAAGCCCTAGCGGCATCAGTGGCCGAAGCAGCGAGGCGTGTACGTGAATGGGCTCCTGGCTTAGTTAGTGGGCTTTTCATATAATTTTCCCTGATTTGGGGGCCCCAAAATTTGGGGGGCCCGGGACGGTTGGCCAATTTGGCCTGCCCCATCGACGGGCCTGCAACGCTGCTGCCTGGACATGTCTTAGGTTTTCCCCCGGTATGCAAAGGGGCGTGGGGAAAGGGGTATATCCGATGCCCTTCAGGAAGGCACGACGGCGCTCACGGGGGCCACCGAGTCGGTGCCGGTCAAGTCGATAAGGATTTCTCCCAACCGCCAACCAACCACGACCCCGGACGATCCATCACGCTCCACCATACTTGTTGTCCACCAATATACGCCACCATGGTCTTGCAGTCACCATCGCCGTCTTACTGTGGCAAGCGAAGCGAGACCGGCGAGACCAAGAGGAAGCAGCCGGGAACGAGAAGCGGCAGGGTCATAAGCCACACGGGAGGGGACAACCTCCACCACCCTTGGCGGTAACTGACCGGACGCATCTCAGGAGCAAACTAGGCACCCCTGCCCGACCGAGCCCGAAACGGGCTCGTGAAGCTCCCGTCACGGCGCTGTAGTACGCGTGCCTCCATCTCCGCCACCCCCAGCACGAGCCACACCTCCGTCCGCCGGAGACGATGCCGGAAAGCCCAGGCCAGGCCCGCCCAGACCCAGATGGGGCCCAGATTTGGGTTGGAAGGGCGCCGCCACCAGCCATTGTGCCGCCCTGCAGCCAAGCAGCCGCGCCACCGCCACCTTGCCACCCGGTGTTGCGCGCCGCCGGATCCGTCGCCGGCCTAGGTGCACTGCCGCCATATGCCACCGCCCGATCCGTATTGCCGCGTGGGGGGAAAGAAcggggccgccgccgccggcaccacaTGAGCAGGGGGaggcgcggggaggaggagggAAGGGGAGCCCCCGGTCGCCTCGCTCGGGGAGGCGATGCGAGGGTCAGGGGGTAGTATTAAGTTTTCATGCACGATTGTTAGCTATTGATGAAATATTTTTGTGTGCTGCCGGACCGGTCTATATACAGTAGGATAGCATACTGCAGACAGAATATACAGTAGTAATTATGTACATTTTCCATATAAATTTGTTTGGGACAATTGTGTGACGTGGTAGATCAGTTGGCGTTGCAATTAGTGGCTAATACTCCGTCAGAAATTGTGCTACTTATGTACTGTACTGTCTTGTATATAAAAATTCTGCGGTGGTTGGAAGGTCAAAAAGTAAACGAGTACGAGTTATGTGAGTCGATGTTGCCAGAAAGTTCAAATTTCCGCCTACCAGCTTGGTGCCTGTGatttttgaaaatttgaaaatGCTGCTCCATTCGCACTGAAATCATACTTGATATTTGCTTTTGCGGCTTCGTCCTCCTTTGCGGCCTCGTCCACAATGTCTAGAAGCTTGAGAATCTTTTTTTTTGACGATAAAGAGTTCCCCGCTTTATACTATAAAGCAATCATCCGATACAACCAGCTCGCTGAGCCGCAGCTTAAGAATCTTTTCGCGGGAACCTGTTGTGAGCGGGATACCGGACTTCCAATCAGATGCGGGTGACTATGCAAGAGGAACAGTTTCAAGAGGGCATCAAAGTAGCACTCTTGATCCAGCAGGCACACAGTACGATCCCAACGGCTCTATCAGAAACCCTAGCACTACTCTGCCACTAGTAGTGCATAGTACTGTAACGCCGGAAGCACTGGTTTGTTTGCCGTGGAActggggtggggggtggggggatCCAGGGCATTCCATGACCTTGTGGCACTCAATCAAATGCATCACTCTCAATTCATCTTCCTGAACGAAACAACACAAAAACAAAGAGAAGGTAAGACAAATGGAGACCAAACAAGTGCACCTTCTCGTTTGACGCCTCTAGGACAACTGCGATTCTTACTTCAAAGAGAGCGGAGAGTTCAATTGTCCTTGAAAAGCtcttttgtgtagctccttgaagGTGATGTCATGCTTGGCATCATTTTGAACGCAGCTTGGGGCTGACCTATTCGGCATCTTCAAATGTTGAACTTGTAAGCTGTGAGTTGAATGTCTAAAGAGCGGGTTGTGTTGTAATCCTTGTATAGAAGGTGAAAGATTAGGAGCACACATAGTAATACATTGTTAGCAATTAACATGTTATTCCTCTCAATACAATACATTGGTAGCAACTAGTGTGTTATTTATCTCTAGCGCACACAAAAGGACTTGACAGGCCATGTCTAGCCCCTCAGTGGCATTTTTGTAAGGAGAATAGGTCCGACGGAGGTTGAGCCTTAAACACGGGTTGGCGGGCTGCGGGCACTTCAGCATGCTCTAGCTAGCTAACTGATGAACGCCCAATTCTCATTGCTAGCGCACATGATATATTGTACAATAACAGACTATTCATGTGTTCTGTTAACGAGTATTATTTCATTGATCTTTCTCCCACATCATTCACACATGCACAATAATACAAGTTCTATGCAGGAAATGCATGTCAAAAAGATTGGGGAAGATATTAAAGATATGTCTCTGTAGTGTAAACAAGTCTCTAAAACGAGAGTAATAATTAATGCGCTATATACCGGTTCCATTACGATAGGCTAGCAGTGCAAACGGTAAGGATCAAATAATGGTGTATATTCCATTTGATTGGTAAAACATATCAACTCTGCATAGTAAAGGTGTAGCATCTTGACAGCTGTCAAAAAAAAGCTGTCAAATCTTGACCTAGATACCTACCAGTACACACTAATAatcccctcaaaaaaaaagtaCACACTAACAATTTGGCTCAGCAGACTTATttcttattgaaatctctaaaaatgcAGCAGGAAGCCTCAGAGTTTGGACTTGAAAATTTAACTTTGGTGTTTAAAACTCTGCAGAAGCCCACGTAATCCAGATAACAAAGTCATAAAAGCCACACTCAGTGAATTTGATTGTCTACATGTCAGTTCCAGAGAAATTTAAGTACAATGGGGAGTTGGGAAATATCTTGTCAGGAGAGAAATTCTACTACAACGTAGCAAGCGCACCACCTACATTTGCAAGACTAAGCGCCACCCCTCATGCCAGCAAGCATTTTGCTCATGTCCTTGCCGCCGCCCATTTGCTTCACCAGAGCCTCGAAGGCACTTTTGCCCCCCATCTGCTGCACCACTTGCGGCGGCATGGCTTTGAGCATCTTCTGGATGGCCTGATCACTCATCTTCCCGTTCGGCGGTATCAATTTCGACACATTCAGCTTGCTCCACATCTTGGCCAGTCGCTTGTACTCTTCCAGCATGTCCGTCACGTCCTTCACTCGCCTGCCCGACCCTCGAGCGACCCGGAGGATCCGCGACTCGGTCATCAGCTTCGGGTTCTTGCTGTCAAGCTCTGCAAAGTTGATCAATCAGCGGTGAGATAAGTTTCAGACGATCGCTCTTGCAGTATTTTTGCTACACACAAGAGAGATTTAACTCTTGGACCAACTCACCTGCGGCTGTCATGGAGTCCATGATCGTCATGTACCGCTTGATCTTTTCTTTACTTTGTTTCTCCTGTCCCTTCGGCATCAGCTCCGAGCTAAACCCGGGCAGCATGGAGAAGATCTGCAAGATAAATCAGAAAATGCACGCTTAAGCAATGCTATCACAGAAGAAGAACCGTATGAAAGTTAAATCAGATGTTAACATGGTAAATACCTGGCCCATTGGCCCCATTTTCAGGAGATTCTGGAATTGCTCATACATAAGTCTGAGAGTGAAGGCTCCTTCAGCCAGCTTTGCCACAAGCTCAGATTGTTGATCAGCAGGCACGATACTTTCCATCTTGTCGAGTAAGCCAGGCAAGTCTCCTCTACCTGCGAAAACCATCGTTAGCTAAACTAGAAAGAAGAATCACCAAGTTATAAGCAATACTGAATGTAGTTGCGAACCTAACAGACGGCCGACAAATGGTTCCACATTGAAAACATCAAATTCATCAATGTGTTCTCCAGTTCCAATAAATATCACCGGGCTTTTCGTAGCTGCAACCCTGGAAAAAAGAAGCAAGGATGTCAGGAAAAAGCTCCTCGGATTCTTAACCCGCTTACTCTATCCAAAGGTGTATTCGCCTATTTGTAAAACACACAATGACAAAACTAAATCAGGATTTGAGAATACAGCGTAGCAACAACAGTTTTAACTGCTTCTTCACGGACACTAAACATATATGTGAGGCAGTGTTTCCTTAACAAAAGAATTAAACCTAAACCGAGTGGCACTTTCATGTCGAACTAAAATAATGGATGATGTGTAAATTTATAAATGGAATACAACTCTAGAGAGACTAATATGTTAACTATAGtactttagtaatctaaacgctcttatattacaGAGGGAGTAGGTAGTAACACCAATAGCGCAAGGAGGAGCGAGAAAACAAAGAGAAATACTTACGCGCTCAGTGCACCGCCTCCTTTCGCATGACCATCCATTTTCGTGATAATCACAGCTCCAACGGAAGCACTCTGTTTGAATGCCTGTGCCTGATCGAAGGCAGCCTGACCAATGCTGCCATCCATCACAAATATCACCAGGTCTGGTTTCTGTAGAAGAGCCATACAAAGCATGTCAGTGAAAAATCTCAAAACTAGAGGAACAATAATGCTGTGCAGGACTATATGTGACAGTGTAAATACCGTTGCTTCCGCAACTTGGCGCATCTCCTCGAAGAGCGCAGCCTCCTGCATATGGCGCCCACTCGTGTCGATGATGATGAGATCAGATTTCTCTTGCCTGAACTTTTCCAGGCCCTCCACAGCAATCTTGACAGGGTCTGATTCCACGTAGCTGCAAAAGACAGAAATTCTATTAGATGAATATTCTGGAGAGACAAGCTAGGTTTTGAGCTTTGACCCATGAGTAATAAATCTGCCAATGTAGTGTACCTTCCGTAGAAAGGTATCTTGGCCTTGGTTGCGTTCTGCTTCAACTGATCAAAAGCACCGGCCCGGAATGTATCGGCGCAAACCAGTGACGGTTTGAATCCCTTGCGCTGATGATAATGCGCGTATTTGGTACACGTAGTGGTTTTTCCAGAGCCTGCAGACATACGCATATATATCGTTATATATTCAGTGATCGTCGATCATCAATGTTATATTGTAAATATGTAATCCAAATCAGCAATCACATAAGGAGATTGAAATTCAGAAAGAAGCGAGGCCGGTCAATCAGAAATTAATTCAGAAAGAAGCGAGGTTGGTCAATCAGAAATCCTGACCTTGCAGTCCGACGAACATGACGACGTTGGGCTTGCCCTTCTTGGGGACGAAGGCGGGCTTCCCGGGATCCAGCATCTTGCAGAGCTCCTTCCCGACGGCGGTCTCTATGACGCGGCGCTTGTTGGTGCCGGCGGCGAGGGCCTCGAGGTTGACGGACTTCTTGATGTTGGCCTGCAGG is drawn from Aegilops tauschii subsp. strangulata cultivar AL8/78 chromosome 1, Aet v6.0, whole genome shotgun sequence and contains these coding sequences:
- the LOC109743076 gene encoding signal recognition particle subunit SRP54 3 isoform X2, translated to MVLAELGGSISRALARMSSATVVDENVLRECLNEIARALMQADVRFKMVCDLQANIKKSVNLEALAAGTNKRRVIETAVGKELCKMLDPGKPAFVPKKGKPNVVMFVGLQGSGKTTTCTKYAHYHQRKGFKPSLVCADTFRAGAFDQLKQNATKAKIPFYGSYVESDPVKIAVEGLEKFRQEKSDLIIIDTSGRHMQEAALFEEMRQVAEATKPDLVIFVMDGSIGQAAFDQAQAFKQSASVGAVIITKMDGHAKGGGALSAVAATKSPVIFIGTGEHIDEFDVFNVEPFVGRLLGRGDLPGLLDKMESIVPADQQSELVAKLAEGAFTLRLMYEQFQNLLKMGPMGQIFSMLPGFSSELMPKGQEKQSKEKIKRYMTIMDSMTAAELDSKNPKLMTESRILRVARGSGRRVKDVTDMLQQMGGKSAFEALVKQMGGGKDMSKMLAGMRGGA
- the LOC109743076 gene encoding signal recognition particle subunit SRP54 3 isoform X1 — protein: MVLAELGGSISRALARMSSATVVDENVLRECLNEIARALMQADVRFKMVCDLQANIKKSVNLEALAAGTNKRRVIETAVGKELCKMLDPGKPAFVPKKGKPNVVMFVGLQGSGKTTTCTKYAHYHQRKGFKPSLVCADTFRAGAFDQLKQNATKAKIPFYGSYVESDPVKIAVEGLEKFRQEKSDLIIIDTSGRHMQEAALFEEMRQVAEATKPDLVIFVMDGSIGQAAFDQAQAFKQSASVGAVIITKMDGHAKGGGALSAVAATKSPVIFIGTGEHIDEFDVFNVEPFVGRLLGRGDLPGLLDKMESIVPADQQSELVAKLAEGAFTLRLMYEQFQNLLKMGPMGQIFSMLPGFSSELMPKGQEKQSKEKIKRYMTIMDSMTAAELDSKNPKLMTESRILRVARGSGRRVKDVTDMLEEYKRLAKMWSKLNVSKLIPPNGKMSDQAIQKMLKAMPPQVVQQMGGKSAFEALVKQMGGGKDMSKMLAGMRGGA